One part of the Raphanus sativus cultivar WK10039 unplaced genomic scaffold, ASM80110v3 Scaffold0789, whole genome shotgun sequence genome encodes these proteins:
- the LOC130503079 gene encoding napin-like has product MANKLFLVSATLAFFFLLTNASIYRTVVEVDEDDATNPAGPFRYPRCRKEFQQAQHLRACQQWLHKQARQSGSGPSWTLDGEFDFEDDMENPQRPPLLQQCCNELHQEEPLCVCPTLKGASKAVKQQVRQQGQMQGQQMQHVISRIYQTATHLPRVCNIPQVSVCPFQKTTPGPYY; this is encoded by the coding sequence ATGGCGAACAAGCTCTTCCTCGTCTCGGCAACTCTcgccttcttcttccttctcacCAATGCCTCCATCTACCGAACAGTCGTGGAAGTAGATGAAGATGATGCCACAAACCCAGCCGGCCCATTTAGGTATCCAAGATGTAGAAAGGAGTTTCAGCAAGCACAACACCTAAGAGCTTGCCAACAATGGCTCCACAAGCAGGCAAGGCAGTCTGGTAGTGGTCCTAGCTGGACCCTCGACGGTGAGTTTGATTTTGAAGATGACATGGAGAACCCCCAGAGACCACCACTACTCCAGCAGTGCTGCAACGAGCTCCACCAGGAAGAGCCTCTTTGTGTTTGCCCAACCTTGAAAGGAGCATCCAAAGCCGTTAAACAACAGGTTCGACAACAGGGACAGATGCAGGGACAGCAGATGCAGCATGTAATTAGCCGTATCTACCAGACCGCTACTCACTTACCTAGAGTATGCAACATCCCCCAAGTCAGCGTT
- the LOC108843663 gene encoding protein translation factor SUI1 homolog 1 has protein sequence MSELDSQVPTAFDPFADVDAEDSGAGTKEYVHIRVQQRNGRKSLTTVQGLKKEYSYSKILKDLKKEFCCNGTVVQDSELGQVIQLQGDQRKNVSTFLVQAGLVKKDNIKIHGF, from the exons ATGTCTGAACTTGATTCCCAGGTCCCTACTGCCTTCG ACCCGTTTGCTGATGTGGATGCTGAGGACTCAGGTGCGGGAACAAAGGAGTACGTCCACATACGTGTCCAGCAGCGGAATGGTAGAAAAAGCTTGACAACAGTCCAGGGGCTGAAGAAAGAGTATAGTTACAGCAAGATACTTAAGGACCTCAAGAAGGAGTTTTGTTGCAACGGAACTGTGGTTCAAGACTCTGAACTCGGACAG GTTATTCAGCTTCAAGGCGACCAGAGGAAGAACGTATCCACGTTCCTAGTCCAG GCTGGCCTTGTGAAGAAGGACAACATCAAGATCCATGGTTTCTGA